In the Lysinibacillus sp. PLM2 genome, one interval contains:
- the pdxT gene encoding pyridoxal 5'-phosphate synthase subunit PdxT, with protein MAKIGVLALQGAVREHIRQIESLDCEAVAVKTIEDLNAIEGLILPGGESTTMRKLLDLKHLLKPIQTLAQQGIPMFGTCAGLILLAKEITGSETPHLGIMDVVVERNSFGRQVDSFEVELSIPSIGDDIPAVFIRAPHIVSTGDNVEILATFENRIVLAKDGQFLGCSFHPELTEDVRVLQYFINMVNDYTKSSHATVNSI; from the coding sequence ATGGCAAAAATAGGAGTCCTGGCATTACAAGGTGCAGTAAGAGAACATATACGCCAAATTGAATCTCTTGATTGTGAAGCTGTAGCAGTAAAGACAATTGAAGATTTGAATGCTATTGAGGGTCTAATTTTACCTGGTGGTGAAAGTACAACCATGCGTAAACTATTAGATCTCAAGCACTTATTAAAGCCCATACAAACATTGGCGCAACAGGGAATACCTATGTTTGGGACATGTGCTGGTCTTATCTTATTAGCAAAAGAGATTACGGGTTCCGAAACACCCCATCTCGGCATAATGGATGTAGTGGTAGAAAGAAATTCTTTTGGTCGACAAGTTGATAGTTTTGAAGTTGAATTATCGATTCCTTCTATAGGTGACGATATTCCTGCAGTTTTTATTCGAGCACCACATATAGTATCTACCGGTGATAATGTTGAAATACTAGCAACATTTGAAAATCGTATTGTTCTTGCAAAAGATGGTCAATTTTTAGGTTGCTCTTTTCATCCCGAGTTAACAGAAGATGTACGTGTACTTCAATATTTTATTAATATGGTAAATGATTACACAAAGTCTTCGCATGCAACAGTAAATTCCATATAG
- the pdxS gene encoding pyridoxal 5'-phosphate synthase subunit PdxS, which yields MVQVGTDRVKRGMAEMQKGGVIMDVINAEQAKIAEAAGAVAVMALERVPSDIRKVGGVARMADPRIIEEVMDAVTIPVMAKARIGHIVEARVLESMGVDYIDESEVLTPADEEFHLLKSDFTVPFVCGCRNLGEAARRIGEGAAMLRTKGEPGTGNIVEAVRHIREVNAQVRRVVGMSRDELMTEAKNLGASFELLLEIKRLGRLPVVNFAAGGIATPADAALMMELGADGVFVGSGIFKSENPEKFARAIVEATTHYKDYKLIAGISKELGSPMKGIDIATLDVSERMQERGW from the coding sequence ATGGTACAAGTTGGAACTGATAGGGTCAAACGTGGAATGGCAGAAATGCAAAAGGGCGGCGTTATTATGGACGTCATTAATGCAGAACAAGCAAAAATTGCAGAGGCAGCGGGAGCAGTGGCAGTAATGGCACTAGAACGAGTACCATCGGATATTCGAAAAGTTGGCGGTGTTGCTCGTATGGCTGATCCTCGAATTATTGAAGAAGTAATGGATGCAGTAACGATTCCAGTTATGGCAAAAGCACGTATTGGTCACATTGTAGAAGCACGTGTGTTAGAGTCAATGGGTGTTGATTATATTGACGAAAGTGAAGTTTTAACACCTGCTGATGAGGAATTCCATTTACTTAAGAGTGATTTTACCGTGCCATTTGTTTGTGGTTGCCGTAACCTAGGAGAAGCAGCACGACGTATTGGAGAAGGGGCTGCTATGCTTCGTACAAAAGGTGAACCAGGTACGGGCAACATTGTAGAAGCAGTTCGTCATATTCGCGAAGTAAATGCACAAGTACGTCGTGTGGTTGGTATGAGTAGGGATGAATTAATGACAGAAGCGAAAAATCTAGGAGCATCATTTGAATTACTATTGGAAATTAAAAGGTTAGGTCGATTACCTGTTGTGAATTTTGCTGCGGGTGGAATTGCAACACCTGCAGATGCAGCACTAATGATGGAACTTGGAGCAGATGGTGTATTTGTTGGTTCTGGTATATTTAAATCAGAAAATCCTGAGAAATTTGCACGCGCAATTGTCGAAGCAACAACACATTACAAAGACTATAAACTTATTGCTGGAATTTCAAAGGAACTTGGATCACCGATGAAGGGAATTGACATTGCTACACTAGATGTAAGTGAACGTATGCAGGAGCGAGGTTGGTAA
- the copZ_2 gene encoding copper chaperone CopZ, whose protein sequence is MGNVKLNVNGMSCGHCVKSIEGSVGSLDGVELVKADLVAGKVNVEFNDEKVTLEKIKETIEDQGYDVE, encoded by the coding sequence ATGGGAAATGTAAAATTAAACGTAAACGGAATGTCATGTGGTCATTGTGTAAAATCGATTGAAGGCAGTGTTGGATCGTTAGATGGTGTTGAACTAGTAAAAGCTGATTTAGTCGCTGGTAAGGTAAACGTTGAATTCAATGATGAAAAAGTAACACTCGAAAAAATTAAAGAGACAATTGAAGATCAAGGATATGATGTTGAGTAA
- the mco gene encoding multicopper oxidase mco, which yields MKSKLWMTALIASAVIAGGCSASNTNSDSEEMDHSNMSEEEMMGMEGMDHSNMSEEEMMNMEGMDMENGHASHTNPLELNDSTGENELALPPLVEPKDGIVDITAQQGKTEFFDGIQTNTYGYNGSFLGPVIRVNKGDTVTFRTNNQLSEPTTFHWHGVDIPGEGDGGPHQILEPGESEDVKFTVNQGASTLWFHPHPEGATAEQVYKGLAGLIYVEDENSKSLGLPDEYGVNDFPLIFQDKQFNEGKQFDYQAVRNEDGTIGDTMLVNGTLNPNLTVGKEKVRLRLLNGSNARNYTFKLNTGDKFLQIATDGGFLNEPTEMSEITLTPGERAEIIVDFSEYDASSNVALVNEAGSILLPFKMDVQKTNSIEIPRTLNDYVVTEEEKNLPVTKKLELFGMGEMVYINDKQFDMNRIDFTQKQGETEIWEIYNKPDAMGGMTHPFHIHGTQFKIVSIDGKEPPVELQGWKDTVAIEPDQTVKLAVKFNNKGIYMFHCHVLEHEENGMMGQVEVI from the coding sequence ATGAAATCCAAGTTATGGATGACTGCATTAATAGCAAGTGCTGTAATTGCTGGAGGTTGTAGTGCAAGTAATACAAATTCAGATTCTGAAGAAATGGATCATTCCAATATGTCTGAAGAGGAAATGATGGGTATGGAGGGTATGGATCATTCAAACATGTCCGAAGAAGAAATGATGAATATGGAAGGAATGGATATGGAAAACGGCCATGCTAGTCATACTAATCCATTAGAATTAAATGATTCTACAGGAGAAAACGAACTAGCGCTTCCACCATTAGTTGAACCTAAAGATGGAATTGTTGATATCACTGCTCAACAAGGGAAAACTGAATTCTTTGATGGTATCCAAACTAATACATATGGATATAATGGTTCATTCTTAGGCCCTGTTATTCGTGTTAATAAAGGTGATACAGTAACATTCAGAACAAACAATCAATTGTCTGAACCAACGACATTCCATTGGCATGGAGTTGATATTCCAGGTGAGGGCGATGGAGGACCACATCAAATACTAGAACCAGGTGAATCAGAAGATGTAAAATTTACTGTTAATCAAGGTGCGTCAACTCTTTGGTTCCATCCACATCCTGAAGGTGCTACAGCTGAACAAGTATACAAAGGATTAGCAGGGTTGATTTATGTGGAAGATGAAAACTCTAAAAGCCTAGGATTACCTGATGAATATGGAGTAAATGATTTCCCACTAATATTCCAAGACAAACAATTTAATGAGGGTAAACAATTTGATTATCAAGCTGTGCGTAACGAAGACGGAACAATTGGTGACACAATGTTAGTAAACGGAACTCTTAATCCTAATCTGACAGTAGGAAAAGAGAAAGTACGCTTACGTTTATTGAACGGATCTAATGCACGTAACTATACGTTTAAATTAAACACAGGAGATAAATTCCTGCAAATTGCTACAGATGGTGGATTCCTAAATGAACCAACTGAGATGTCAGAAATTACATTAACACCAGGTGAACGTGCAGAAATTATCGTTGATTTTTCTGAATATGATGCATCTAGCAATGTAGCCTTAGTTAATGAGGCAGGTTCTATCCTATTGCCATTTAAAATGGATGTCCAAAAAACAAATTCAATAGAAATTCCGAGAACGTTAAATGATTATGTAGTAACAGAAGAAGAAAAAAATTTACCAGTTACAAAAAAACTTGAATTATTCGGAATGGGCGAAATGGTATATATAAATGACAAACAATTTGATATGAACCGAATTGATTTTACTCAAAAACAAGGTGAAACAGAAATTTGGGAAATTTATAATAAACCTGATGCAATGGGGGGCATGACACATCCATTCCATATCCACGGAACACAATTTAAAATAGTATCAATTGATGGGAAAGAGCCACCTGTAGAATTGCAAGGTTGGAAAGACACTGTTGCAATCGAACCAGACCAAACAGTGAAACTAGCTGTTAAATTTAATAATAAAGGTATCTACATGTTCCACTGTCACGTTCTTGAACATGAAGAAAACGGAATGATGGGACAAGTTGAAGTAATTTAG
- a CDS encoding adhesin: MKNYIFTLLILCFVLLAACSNETAQNEQGNESSEEETKLQVYTTVYPLSYFTQRIGGEFVKVSSVYPPGANEHSFEPTQQDMIELAESDLIFYIGFGLEGFIENAQETLKNEKVEFVATTANIPNEKLNISTGDSQVAHSEEDEGTQVEEAHNDEEVTSESEDVHTEHNEIDAHVWLSTSLSADLALAIKSALTEKMPEQADKFEANYQKLVKELETLDIQFKDMVAQANTRTFFVSHAAFGYIAGEYGLQQVPIAGLNSQNEPSQKELLEVVALAEDLEIEYILFEQNVSTKLAEIIQSEIGAESLTLHNLSVLTKEDIANNETYFTLMEQNIETLRKALGNK, encoded by the coding sequence TTGAAAAATTATATATTTACACTGTTGATTCTTTGCTTTGTTCTACTAGCGGCATGTAGCAATGAAACTGCGCAGAACGAACAGGGGAATGAAAGTTCTGAAGAAGAAACAAAATTACAGGTTTATACAACGGTATATCCATTAAGTTATTTTACACAACGTATTGGTGGAGAATTTGTTAAAGTGTCATCTGTTTATCCCCCAGGAGCAAATGAGCATTCATTTGAGCCAACGCAACAAGATATGATTGAGTTAGCAGAGTCAGATTTGATATTCTACATCGGTTTTGGTCTTGAAGGTTTTATTGAAAATGCACAAGAGACATTAAAAAATGAAAAAGTAGAGTTTGTTGCTACAACAGCCAATATACCTAATGAAAAGCTTAATATAAGCACCGGCGATTCACAAGTCGCACATTCGGAGGAAGATGAAGGCACCCAAGTTGAAGAAGCACACAATGATGAGGAAGTAACAAGTGAATCTGAAGATGTACATACAGAACATAATGAAATTGATGCTCATGTATGGCTTTCTACATCTCTTTCTGCAGATCTTGCATTAGCCATAAAGAGTGCACTTACAGAAAAAATGCCAGAACAGGCTGATAAGTTTGAAGCAAATTATCAAAAATTAGTGAAAGAGTTAGAAACACTAGATATTCAGTTTAAAGATATGGTGGCCCAAGCTAATACACGAACATTTTTTGTATCACACGCTGCTTTTGGATATATTGCTGGGGAATATGGTTTGCAACAAGTACCAATTGCTGGTCTGAATTCACAAAATGAACCTTCACAAAAGGAATTATTAGAGGTCGTTGCTTTAGCAGAAGATTTAGAAATTGAATATATTTTATTTGAGCAAAATGTTTCTACTAAATTGGCAGAGATTATACAATCTGAAATTGGAGCGGAATCACTTACATTGCATAACCTAAGTGTCCTTACCAAAGAAGATATTGCGAATAATGAAACGTATTTCACTTTGATGGAACAAAATATTGAAACTTTAAGAAAAGCGTTAGGGAATAAATAG
- the ydhK_2 gene encoding hypothetical protein has protein sequence MKNKIMFGIISFLAVLTLSACAGGNNEEKTENETVQEENNDMAGHNMEEMDGMEESEETDDMQGMDHSNMNHSGSGEVPEGLIEAENPTFPVGSKATIESDHMSGMKGAEATIVGAYDTTVYTVSYTPTTGGDPVTNHKWVIHEELEDVGEESLEPGTEATINADHMEGMKGATATIDSAEETTVYMVDFTSTTGEQVTNHKWVTESELSAQ, from the coding sequence ATGAAAAATAAAATAATGTTTGGAATTATTTCGTTTTTAGCAGTTTTAACACTTTCTGCCTGTGCAGGTGGAAATAACGAAGAAAAAACTGAGAATGAGACTGTTCAAGAAGAGAATAATGATATGGCTGGTCATAACATGGAAGAAATGGATGGAATGGAGGAATCAGAGGAAACTGATGATATGCAAGGTATGGACCATTCTAACATGAATCACTCAGGATCAGGTGAAGTTCCAGAAGGTTTAATTGAAGCTGAGAACCCAACTTTCCCTGTTGGCAGTAAAGCAACTATTGAATCAGATCATATGTCTGGTATGAAAGGTGCAGAAGCAACAATTGTGGGTGCTTATGATACAACGGTATATACTGTCTCATATACTCCAACTACTGGTGGTGACCCAGTTACAAATCATAAGTGGGTTATCCATGAGGAATTAGAAGATGTTGGTGAAGAATCTTTAGAGCCAGGAACTGAAGCAACAATTAATGCTGATCATATGGAAGGTATGAAGGGTGCTACTGCTACAATAGACTCCGCTGAAGAAACAACCGTTTATATGGTTGACTTTACTTCTACAACTGGTGAACAAGTAACAAACCATAAATGGGTAACAGAAAGTGAATTATCAGCCCAATAA
- the yhjQ gene encoding putative cysteine-rich protein YhjQ: MNMSLQECIKACLECMEACNGCYDECLKEEDVKMLAECIRSLRECADICAFAAKSMQSDSPYIKQICQACADICQSCGDVCKKHEHHEHCKQCAESCYKCAETCRKMAV, from the coding sequence ATGAACATGAGTTTACAAGAATGTATTAAAGCTTGCCTGGAATGTATGGAGGCTTGTAATGGATGTTATGATGAATGTTTAAAAGAAGAAGATGTAAAAATGTTAGCTGAGTGTATACGCTCTTTACGTGAATGTGCAGACATTTGTGCCTTTGCCGCGAAATCAATGCAATCAGATAGCCCGTATATAAAACAAATTTGTCAAGCCTGTGCAGATATTTGTCAATCTTGTGGTGACGTATGTAAAAAACATGAGCATCATGAACATTGTAAACAATGTGCTGAATCTTGCTACAAATGTGCAGAAACTTGTCGAAAAATGGCTGTATGA